The Lepeophtheirus salmonis chromosome 6, UVic_Lsal_1.4, whole genome shotgun sequence DNA window TATTGTGACTcttcaaaaagaacaaaaccTTTTCTTCGCGAAACtctttagtatataataaaagtataatactgATAAAAACAcgaaacttttcaaataaaaaatactgtttttttcatttttatcttaataaatatgtgtggaatataataaatttcatgtTAATATTACAATGAATGAGCAAGAAaagtttagtttgtttgtagtAGAATTGATAATTGTATCCATACTGATAGTATTAACATAAAGgcaattattgtaatatatataaggacaatatattataataaataataaggaatgataattaaataatgaaggatGATGATGATATTACTATAAGCAATGAATAAAAgcgaatttaaaatattcaaaagtatcATCCAACCTTTTGTTCCAACTGGAACAAAAGTAGAGCTTCAAGTATTGACTTGATGACATAATGATAATCATAAGAGTGGGATGGATATAAAATGGGATGTCCATGCAAAATAGATTTGATTGACTTGGCATCAACGGCTAAAATGTttgttgtacttttttataacaaaatatgggaatcacacaaaattaatgatataataataggattgtatgataataatgaattaataagcAGTTACTTGAATGATAGAAAACATTTTGtcttgttattcttttttttttcaatttgaaaaaaaagattcggGAAAAACGGAGcggcaaaataaatttatgtataatataatatgttatatacatatgtagctATAGTATATAATGAAAGAATATCACTTGTGTaagtaaatgtatgtataattaataacaaaaaaaagaattatgtaGTGTATTTTGATCATACACTGcataggtaaataataatatcataaagatgtaataaaatattgataataatataagtgAATAACGAGAAATTAACGATAAATCAACGAGAAAAGAATTTCTTAATAAAGTCCTGAAGACCCAAGACTTGACCAAATCGATCGTCATTGGATTGttccattgaaatatatttatctagatTATGAGTCACAGAAGAAGGGGTTTTGTCATCGTCGTTGCGGTCACGGGAAGGTAATATACAGGGATAAGGTGGAGGATCCTTGACCCAGGTTCCGTCAGATTTCTTCATATGTCTTCGATCCGATGCAAAATGCTCCAAAAAGACGCCTCCAGGAATGATTCTGAAGAACCGATGATACTCTGGATTTAAGATTGCATCCGTGCGAAAGGTTTCCGTGACATATTTATGGAAATAAGTGGGGAAGGGCAATTCAGAGTCCAAGTCATACACGAGGCAACGCTCGTCAGGTTTGTAAATGAATATGACATGATAATCCCAAATGACCAATTTGTCATCTTCTCGGCCAGCTTTTTGCCTCCATAGGGGAACCACTTGCTTCTTATTCGATACAAAGATCACACTCGTCTTACTTAGTTCCCCTGGAGCCCTGCTCCTCACTTCATCCACAACCTTCCAAACATTCTCCTCACAGAAACAGGGATGATAGCTGCAACGGCTCTGGAGAGGAACGATGTGGGTTAAATCACGATCCTTGGGATTCGCTGTAAGGGAATGCACCACGGGACCGCTACCGTTTAATCGGGAGGTTGAGGCTTCTTCACCACTAACACTTTGAGGGCTTGAACTCATCCTTGCGCAACACTTCTATGCTCAATGTCAGTTATTTAATTTCATGGAGTGAGTGTCCTGAGATCCACTCTTTCGTGTCTATTCTACACTACTaaatatcaacttatttttGGACTTGAGATCCCTAAAGAAGGGagctttctctctcttttcttctctctctctctctctcgttttttccttcttcttctcccttCGTTAgttcttcttttctctctctctctctcttctctagctatgaaacaaaaaatacacacattttATGAGTATGCGGTggttctctctttctctttttttttcttttttttcgggagaaaaatatttctttctttcggCAATATTCCCTCTTATACTTGTACCTACTTCAAATTGTgccttacatatatatataatgggtAGCCTTTCTGAGGGGAAGGAGTTTATGAGAAAAAGGCTTATTTTACATGCCttctctatatttattttttaatataaaagaagtaGAAACTCATTTACTGACTAAAACtgaaatgtcattatttaaaCGCATCTTCTACGAAATGGTCTCGGAAAGTTACCCAATACTTGGAATACATACAATTTGCAGGAGTAGTTGAGAGGGAGAACCACTCAAGACTTTAAGCACTCGTACCAAAGGCTTTccttctaaataataataataagataaatgaGGAAGAATTCATGTCATTATTGATCGCACACTTGTAATTATAGATCCAGGGATGTGAACAGACCCTCTATACATAGTTTTTCATTCCTtacttctattttaaatatgtattaggtAGAGCTATGGACTCATGGTTCAAGGGTTTGGTAAAAACAGCATTTAAATCACATTATTTATATGTCATACGGGAAGAAAGCCCTTTGACCTTTCTTCCCAAAGTTTTCCCCTTAAAAATgctatctttaaaaaaggaaagactCCCCCAAAAAGATCAACGACTTTTTACGGAACGTAAATCAAGGTTACAccgtatattattttaaaaccatCTCTCTCGTTCTTTCTCCTCTGTCTATTgctactttctttatttttttcaattctgcAAGCATCAGGTGTTtcttgtatttacatattttataagtattttctttctttttcatcatAAGTCTGCATTACTCTTGCATGTATAATTGCTAGGCATGTGAATCCTAAGCATTTTCtgtatgtaataaaaagaaaccaaagaTAAACAGATTACAGCTTTAGAagggaaaaaaactatttaggtTGCCAATTAATAACACTTTGCAAACTAATAATTGCTTATGTAATGAAAGCTCTGAGATCTACACAGATGGTTCTACTATTATGGTAATGTAGCCTCCAATGGGGTTAAATCAGGTGATGATGGGCATATGctaaaaaattgatcattttttagaGAGGACAAGTTTAATTTTGAGgtagattcataattaattcaatacaaaatttggaaatatgATTATTCTTCAAATGAGGATGTTAAAGAAAGTATAAAATACCTTTTAgacccttttaaaaaaattaaaattctaaatttgttatatattaaaagtaatatggATGGCCcgaatatttttgtctaaaattggATACGTGACTACGGGAGTCTAGGGAATAGGAgtacaatttgttcaaaagacAGTGTTTGAttcattgtttcaaaaaaaaaaaaaaatcttcatctCTTATTGaacaaatgttataaaaaaatcacattttttcaaaagctcTCAAAGTTGGGTCAAAAAGTTACCCAGAAAAATcccaagagaaaaaaattaatctagtAACGACACCGTCTTGAAATAAGAAGTTAATTGCTCCATCTCATGTACTTAAGTGTTTGGGAATTGTATCCTTAAAGAGGATAGCCCCTTATTTGCACTGAGTATTTTATTACACTTTACTCatctactttttcaaaaaaaaaaaaaaaaagcaggagATAACCTACGTGTTATAAGTTCTCTGtaatattgtagatatataGCTATTCCTTCCACGTAGTCACGAATCAGTCGTGGACAATCTCATTCCGAATCATTAAGTGACCTTGGAATGACAGTTGTATTTGACACATGGACAAATCGGaaagtgtatatatttgtattttatagatagatttaaaatgtggaaaaatattaaaagttggtaactgattacaaaaaaaaattaaaatgaaagatttGCTTATATTATAGAGAATGAACACATGTTTTTGTTCGACACTCCATATGTTTTAACATAGGTAGGGGGTAGAGCTGTACATGCTATGTATTGTTcgtattagaataaaaaagcTGATTGATTTACTGAAAGATAATGTTGTGGATCTTAAGGTAGGTAATTACCCCTTAATGACATTTGGGCTCAAAGATATTTTgccttattattatatatgccGGGACTACGGAAAGTCCAGTTagattaactttatataatacaattaaaatatgtaaggtTGTGATATATTATGTTTGAACTCTAGTGTCGTCGAAACTAAGACAAATTTCGACCAGTCATCTTGAGGAACCAGAAGAGCCTGGAGGTCAACACCATACTTATTAAGAGAAACATTGAGAGGTACGAGGAGAATCAATCTATCAAGGACAGACCAAGGTCAAAAAGGACGCCCGGAAACGTCAAGGAAATTAAGGCAAGGATTGGAAGAAATCCCAGGAGGAATCTCACCAAGATGGCCAAGGATTTCAACATGGGTGCAACAACAATGAGAGATCTCATCCGAGATTACCCTTGGAATGTATCCATACAAATTGAATAAGCAACAGCACCTGTCATGGCTGAAAGACTTGAGAGATTCTTCCGAATCTATGGACTGGTACAGCTCCCAACAAAGTGTTCAGTACTGAGACGATTTTCACAGTGGAACAGGCTTTTAACCCATAAAATGATCGTCAACCTGGCCAAAAAAGGTGAGCTTGTTGAACTGGAGTCAACAGAGTGTAGAAATCACAGTCTATGATGGTATGAGTGTTTGTGACTGAGAACGGGATATCCTTATTGGTGTTTGTGCCAGCCGGATGAAGATCAACACCAAGAGGTACATCAGCACCATCCTGGAGGAAGGTCTTGTTCCCTGGAaccttccaacaggatggcgTCCCTCCCACACATCCAGAGAGACGCAGCAGTGGTGTGAGGCCAATATGAATGGCTTCTAGGACAAGACAGTCTAtctccctacagccctgatctAAACGTCATGGATTACTCCATGTGGTCCATTCTTGAGAGCAGAACTTGTGTGACCCCCAGCAAGAATTTTTATGAACAGAACGCGAAACTGGCTCTCTGGGACTTCATCCCTGTGGACATGGTGTGTGCAGCACAAGAAACCTTGGGATGTGGTCAAGAAAAAGGGTTACCATTTCGAATGAAAGttatgtcaaatattttataacttgtgTCAAcctatgtctataattatatacaaatgaattaattagttatatcgTTAGTACTTTGATAAACATTAAACAGAACTTTCCGTGGACCCTGTCAATAAGTGAGATTtataggtcatttttttttatttttgttaaaagtgatgttcctttggaattttgtaatcaaattacgtaaagtatattataaaaaaacgcattaaataattgttttctgatagaaaaatgatggaatcctgtcccaaaatttcaatgcatacaccagCAAAATCTCGCAATGTAATGAATTCTAACCTGAGAaataaaataggtaataaaattagtataataaaaaaacaaccattccAAAGGAAAGTGCTAAATACTTCTATAATCATAAGACATGATTGaatattcatactagaaaaaacTCATGGATTTACGAACAATCTTAATATGAGGCATGATCATAATTCCAAgggaaaacaaacatttaataattttatagtaaaaaatatattttatattgtgatttaaaaaattcaaagggatcatcaatttcaaccaaacgACGTATATACctcatttatttaaacattaaggggaaatattcttgaaaaaatggttttactgttaaaatatccTTAGGCGAATTGTTttgaggcaaaattaccggGCACTATGAGTTAAATAGATTCAAGATCGAAAGGACTTCATAAGCCCCAACCAACTGGATTTCTAACGCACTGTTCATATGTAgatagttagtttttttatgtcaaaagtttaaataacacttcattaattaataattaagtcatTTGTTGAGAAATCAAATTGggaaacaaaatcaaaaatttcgccccaaatacattttgataaaaaaattgtcacttaaaaaaatagattccaATGAAAGACTAGGCGACAAGACAGTTGAAATTAGTTATGAAGATTgcgtgtattttgggcatgttaaaaaaatcaagcgaaaatcaacatggagagactggcaatttgaagactttttggaaaagaaaaaagaataatgcacattacgtttcattagatcgctttttttaacttttaaattttttttcaaaaatccagttattcacagaaaattaaattttgaagaaaaaatttcaaaaatctatagttatttacagaaaattacattttttggaaaaaaatttaaaaaagttaaatttcgaatattaaatttttaggaaatttttttcaaaaattcacagttatccaaaaaatttttttttttttaaataattacaaaaatctataaccattgacaaaaaacaaaaatttttcaaaatttatagaaaaattacatttcaaattttacattttttgcttGGCTGCATAATTTCCCcgaatgatgaataaaatttatagtaaaaagttaaaattacttaatttggaGGGGGACAGCCGCCCCAGCCCACTACAGCAGATGTCCCTGCTGCCTCAACGAATTGGGCAAGGGGGAATATGTTCCTTGTATATATTTAGTGGATTTTTTAATCCCTCGAAATGGAAATAATTGTTCATCAATGgttatatatattgatgttgTTTGTAGCACCTCCAAGAAATGTTTTAACATGAACGAAAGATCTTGTATTTGTGCAGCATTATCTGCCTGAGCAGGCTCTGCacaggttttttttgttgtcaaacTTAATCAATCTTAGCATCATCATGTAGAGGTGATAGACAAAACTGCACGCATAAGAGGTTGAGCATCTATTATCGACATTTCCTCAAGATTCTCTTTGTATTTTCGATGTATACTAGCAGTAAagagaaatatacaaaaaaaaaaaatataataaactcaaCATTAGTACATGGATCGAATGGTATAAGTGTTGGATTTTTCCACCAGTCAGTTTCATCCTTCACAATCCAATTTGTGTTTGAGATACAGCAGTGGCAAGTTCTACGTTTTTGTTTCTTCATGTTCTATCGAACATCAAAGGCAGCAAAgactaatatttttgaataaaaatgtagtaaaGCATTGAAAAAAGGACAACTATTTCAACCTAAATATGTGTGGGTACAATTATACACATGTCGTCTGATAAGGCTGTAAAATTATTCAGTCTGCCTAAGCTTAAGAGTTATATGGAGTTAATCGGTGTAATATTCAatgaactatatatttttaaagtcaaaaaatagACGGGAACAACAAAATGCAGAAATATAAAGGCAAAAAGCctcgaataaaaaatttaaactatatagAGACTCCTTCAAACTTATTGATTTGCATGTATGTAGTACCTTCGTAATACATTATTCATGGTTTTAATTCGAATGGAGAGTTGCTTAATTTGCAGGGGAAGTTATGTTACTATGCATGTGTGTGTACCACCTAAATATTCTTATctaaaaatcacattttgtaAAGTTACATAGGAGAGTCCtcgttgaaatattatttgtcgTGTAAGTTCTAGCATTTCATTTGTATAACAAATAAAGAGGGGATCTTCTGTTGACTcttgtataataataacttcACATATGAGTTAGATTCCTTCCTGGACAGTGCTCGTTAGTCACAAAAACTCGTAAAGTCAGCACAACTTAtcccattaataataatatataaaaaataatatattccagCATTAATAATTAACTTGGCTAAATATGGATTTTCTCTATTAATCAAGTTAATGTTGGGTGAGCCCGTAAACTTACCAAGCGATGTGGGACACCGCAAAAGATGCTCGGCTACCTGTGCAATCCTTTCGCATAGGGCCCCACTACACATGTTGTGTAGttacttataaagttcggtctttgaagacgtcaacttttttttttaatccgttcTATTACTAACAGTCCGAAGGACTTCTAGGATaagtcctaagactgaactagATTGGAACGAAAAAATGAAGACTGAAACAACACTACACACAATAGCGAAGGTGGGCTCTGGTTCTCCCGTCCCGCTATGAAGTCTAAATCAGCTACAAAAAATCGTTTgtcaatgtatattttaagcTCAGAACCTACATTGCATCTAAAAAACTCGTAGGTTGGATCACTCGTATCTCCAGGTATATCTGTAGTTCTgtttctatttattgtattgtaatttatttttcaagtagaACAGGTGTGTCCAGATAATTAAAAGCTATTACAtctatatgataaataattttgtttgtttgagtAAATGAGGACTGATATCATTGTTTGCATTTGCCAATTAAATGTTAAGTGTCGTCCATGGACATATGTAAGGTTAAAAgctgttttatatattttatggtccCTTTTTAGGAAGGTGCCCCTCACACCTGATCAATGCTGTTTTCAATTATGGAGTAGTTTGGGACATAATATCAATCTAACAAAGAatagtaaaacaataaaattatcagTTAGGGGAAATGATTTTATAACTGCATAGTTTTGAATTCAAGGTTACTTAATTATGTCTGGAATTCACTTCATGTCATTTAATATCGAAATATAATAACCCTACCTTCTAGGAGTCATTTTGTTCCTACATAATAAAGGTTCATATAAGGTAGTAGCTATAAAATCAAGAATGAAAGGTTTTGTGACATTTTAACATTTGTTCTCAACTATTTACTTAAAGATTATGCGAATTCGCCGATTGTTACAGGAAATGTACttgaaagtaataatttaaaataaccacatttttagtGTTCCATAGATTAGAATTGTATAATGAGGCGttcaaaaagtatgtaaatatttctGTTTCGTATGTTTCTGGATACATATTGTTTTATACAGCCTGGGtacattaaataatgtttaaaacaaaagtgaagtcgagtccatattttttaaagtcaagtTCGAGTCATCAATACCCGTTCTAGGTCCGTTAAAAAAACACGAGTCCGGACTCAAGCACTggtttatacttattttaaattcctAAGGCAAACATGTAAAATTCAGTTAGGAACTGGAGACAGTCAAGGACTATTTCGTCTCTTGTGGGATGAACTagttaaataatggaaaaaagtcTATTGTCAGTGTcgcaagtattatttttttttatcagggaGGTAGTTGAAATTACATCAGAGGCCAAGGGGCGAGGAGGTTGACTTTAATTATCTAAGAAAATGGGGAAACAATACTTCTTAATTTGAGCCAacctgaaaaaaattgaatctagAGCACAGAGGGAATTaactttgtttaatttatatttattaacaactaattatgattgatatatttatgaattttttgtttctagtcgtcattaataattagttaaacattaaaaaaagtaaacaattttgttatttgtttatgaaattcctttatacataataagaaaTCGGAATTGTCCATAAAGAGGGTATCGGAATtggcaaaaaatttgatatcggTACATCCCAAATTAAAAACGATCTATGGATTTATATTGTAGTTATTCATACAATCCCTCTCAAATATCTCCAAAACATTAATAAGTTCTATGTACTTTTTGGTAAACTGtcgatttgtatttattattgttgctCCTAATAAAAGCAATAATATCAAATAGGTAAATTACCAAATACCAATTTAGAGTGGGGAAAAAACTTGGAGGAGGCGTGTACAGAACTCTAGAAGTGTTTGAAGGATCCACATAGAAATTATAGATTTCCATTACTTAAATGGGggaaatcaattaatttagtgtcatttatatttaatgtagataaatatgaatccttcatc harbors:
- the tun gene encoding protein N-terminal glutamine amidohydrolase — translated: MSSSPQSVSGEEASTSRLNGSGPVVHSLTANPKDRDLTHIVPLQSRCSYHPCFCEENVWKVVDEVRSRAPGELSKTSVIFVSNKKQVVPLWRQKAGREDDKLVIWDYHVIFIYKPDERCLVYDLDSELPFPTYFHKYVTETFRTDAILNPEYHRFFRIIPGGVFLEHFASDRRHMKKSDGTWVKDPPPYPCILPSRDRNDDDKTPSSVTHNLDKYISMEQSNDDRFGQVLGLQDFIKKFFSR